The DNA window GCTCTGTCCCCAGGCCGCCAGCACCCCCAGGGCGAAAAGGCCGAACCCGGCCACCACCAGGAGCCCCAACAGGTTTCCCGCGCCTTCCCGCCTCAGCTTTCGGATGCCGTAGGCGAGCGCGACGACGGCCAGGGCCAGGGCGGCGAGCTGGGTGAAGAAGAGCGGCAGGTCCACGCCCACCCCGGCGAGCGCCGCGTTGACGGCGTCGGCCACCTTGACGGGCAGGTTGAGGTCTTCGAGCTCCATGGGAGGCTCCGGCCGGCGGGCGGGAGACAGGGGGGCGGCCCGCGCGCATCCATCCTGCCACGCCCGCCCGTGCGCGCAAGGGAGCCCGTGACGCGTGACGGGTGACGGGTGACGGGCCCGGCGGTAGGCGCAAGGAAGCCCGCCTTGAAGGAACCGCGAGGGGGGCTAGGCTGAAGTCGGTCGGTGCCGGTGTCATCGCTTCCGGGCAGAGGAGGGTCTTCCATGCGCCCCACAAGACGCACGCTGCTTGCCGCGCTCCTTCTCGCCGCCGGCCTTGTCCAGGCCGCCGAGGCCGCCGATTCGTTGCGGTTCTCGCGCCTGTCGGTGACCGACCCCGGCATGAACGGCATCGAGGCCGTGAGTCTGCTCGTCCCCGCGGGCTGGAGGGCCGAGGGCGGCATCCAGTGGTTCCCCGAGTTCAGCGTCCAGGCCAATCTGCTGCTGACCGTCTCCGACCCCAAGACCGGGGCGGCCGTGGAGTTCCTGCCCGTGCAGAACTTCACCTACTTGACCCACATGGTGGTACCCATGCCCCGGGGCGCCAACTACCTGGGGAACATCCTTTGGGAGCCGGTCCCCGACGCCGCCCCGTTCGTCCAGAGGTTCTACCTTCCCGGCGCGTTGCGGCACCTGCAAGGGGGAAGGCTGGCGGGGTCCGCCGAGCTGCCGGGGGTCGCCCAGGCGGTGGCCCAGGCCTATGGGGGGCAGTCCACCGTGCGCGCGGGGCGGGTGCGCTACGAGTTCTCCCGCGACGGCCGGCCCTGGGAGGAAGACGTGTACGTGACGCTCGCCTTCACCCCTTTCCCGCTCGGCACCCTCTGGGGGGTGCACGGAGCCCACTCCTTCCGGGCCCCCAAGGGGGAGCTCGACCGCCTCACCCCGCTCCTCTCCACCGTGGTGAACACCGTGCGCCCGACTCCGCAGTGGTACGGCGGGTACCGCTACGTGCAGCAGCTCTTCCAGAACCGCATGCAGCAGGGCATCGCCGACGCCGGCAACCTGAGCCGCCGGATCGCCCAGAACAGCGAGGAGATCCGGCAGATGTTCGATGCGTCGTACCGGGAGCGCCAGGCCTCCCAGGACCGCATCGCTCGCAGTTGGAGCGAGGCGATCCGCGGAGTGGAGACCTACCGCGATCCCTACGCAGGGAGCGCCGTCGAGCTCCCCAGCGGGTACCGGGACGTCTGGGTGAGCCGCCGGGGAGAGTACCTCCTCTCCAACCAGGCGGGCTTCGACCCCAACGCGGGGGACACCACCGAGTGGCAGAGGATGGAGGTTTCGGCAGGGCGGTAAGGACGAGGGGAGAGGGGGGCCGGACACGCCGCGGTGCCGCTCACCGAATCGAAATCGAAATCGAAATCGATTTCGACGTCGACTTCGATCCCGATTTCGATTTCGATTTCGACGGGGAGGCCGTTTGAGGCGGCCGAGGTCCTCTACCCGAAGGTTCGCCGCCGGAAGGTGTCCACGTCCTCGTGGCGGGCCAGCACCACCAGGGAGTCCCCCTCCCGGATCTCCGTGTCGGCCCGCGCCTGGACGGTTTCCTCCCTCCCCCCCTCTGCGCGCTTGACCAGGACCACCGACAGGCCGTGGTCCCGCCGCAGATACGACTCGGCGAGGCGCTTGCCCCAGAGGACCCGGGGCGCGCGGATCTCCACCAGGGCGTAGCCCTCCAGGAAGGGAAAGCGCTCCAGCACGTCGGGCTCGGCCACGTGCTGGGCCAGACGGTGGGCCATCTCCCGCTCCGGGTGGATCACCTCGGTGGCCCCCACGCGCCGCAGGATGCGGGCATGGTCCGCCGAGACGGCCTTGGCGAGGATCTCGCCGACCCCCAGCTCCTTCAGGTGGAGGGCCGCCAGGATCGAGGCGTCGATGCGGCTCCCGATCCCCACCACGGCGGCGTCGGCCTCCCCGGCGCCGGCCGCCTCCAGCGAGTCCTTGTCCACCGCGTCGGCGAGCTGGGCCCGGGAGCAGTGGGACGCCATGGCCTCCACGGCTTCCCGCCGGTGGTCCAGGGCCAGCACGTCTTGCCCCCGCTCGTAGAGGGCGCGGGCCAGGTAGTGCCCGAAGTTCCCCAGGCCGATCACGACGAAGCGCCGCCGTTCCACCCTACTCCTCCCGCAGCCGGGCGATCTGCTCTTCCGGCCCCATGACGACAAGGATGTCGCTGTCCTTCACCACGTGGCCGGCGCCGGGGGCAATGAGCACCCGGTCGGGCACGAGTTCCCGCACCGCCAGCACCTGCACCCCGGTCTCCTCCCCCAGGGCGAGCTCCGAAAGGGAACGCCCCGCCATGCGGCGGGTGGGGGCGAGCTCCACCACGCTCAGGCCCGACGCCAGGGAGAGGTAGTCGAGCACCGTGCGCGACGTGAGGCGAACGGCGACGCGGTAGGCCATGTCCTTCTCGGGAAACACGACCCGGGTCGCCCCTACCCGGCTCAGGATCTCCGCGTGGTCCTCGCTCAGGGCCTTGGCCACGATCTGCTCCACCCCAAGGCGCGAGAGGTGGAGCACCGCCAGGATGGAGGTCTCCAGCCTCCCCCCCAGGCTCACCATGACGGTGTCCATGTCCTCTACCCCCAGGGATGCGAGCGCCCCCGCATCGGTGGCGTCGGCCACCAGGGCCTGGGCCACGTGGGCCTGGGCGTCCCGGGCTTTCTCGGGGTTCGCGTCCACGGCGGTCACCCGCAGCCCGAGCCGGGCGAGCTCCACCGCCAGCGCCATGCCGAAGTTCCCCAGCCCCAAGACCCCCACGTGCGCCATGGCTTCACCCCACCATCAGGTTTTCTTCGGCGTACCAGACCCGTTCCCGCTCGTCGCGCATCCCCAGGGCCACCGCCAGGGTAAGGGGTCCGAGCCGGCCCGCAAACATGACCGCGGTGATCAGGAGCCGGCCGGTGGGCGAGAGCGTCCCCGTCGTACCCGTGGAGAGCCCCACCGTGCCGAAGGCCGAGACGACCTCGAAGAAGTACTCCAGGAAGACGCTCCCGGAAGTCCCGTGGGGCACCGCCCCCACCTCGCTCGCCAGCAGGAGGAAGATCGCCGCCGTCGCAAAGGCAAACGAGGCCACCGCGATGGTCACGGCCCGGGCCACGGTGGCGTCGGGCACCGTGCGGCGAAACAGGCCGACCCGCCGACGCCCCAAGAGGCGCGCCCGAAACAGGGCCCCCAGGACGGCCGCGGTGGTGATCTTGATGCCGCCCGCGCAGGAGCCCGGGCTCGCCCCCACGAACATCAGCAGGATCGTGAGGAACAGGGTGGTGTCGGTGAGGGAGGCGTAACTCAGGGTGTTGAAGCCGGCGGTGCGGGGGGTCACGGCCTGGAAGACGCAGGCCAGGAACGCCTCCCCCCCAGGCAGCCCCGCCAGGGCATTGCCCCGCTCGAAGAGCCAGATCCCGGCGGCACCCACCGCCGTAAGTCCCGCCGTGCCCGCCAGTACGACCTTTGAGTGGAGCCGCAGGCGAACCACTCGGCCCCCGCGCCGGTCTGCCCAGGCGTCCTTGAGATCCTCGAGAACGAGAAAACCGAGCCCCCCGAGCACCACCAGCGCCAGCACCGTGAGGTTCACGGGCCAGCTCGCGCGATACTGGGTCAGACTGTCGGCGTGCAGAGAAAACCCCGCGTTGCAGAACGCCGACACGGCGTGGAACACTCCCTGGTACAGGGCCTCCCCCGGGGGCAGGGTGGCAGCGAAGGCGGCCGTGAGGACCAGCGCCCCGGCGGCCTCGATGGCCAGGGTGAAGACCACCACGTGGCGCACCAGGCGCCCCACGGGGGTGCGCTTGCCCCGCCCCAGGGTCTCCTCCAGCAGGGCCTGGCCCCGAAACGAGATGCGCCGCCCCAGGGCCAGGAGGAACACGCTCGAGTAGGTCATGATCCCCAGCCCCCCGAGCTGGACGAGGGCCAGCACCACCCCCTGGCCAAAGGCAGTCAGGGCCGTACCCGTGTCCACCACCGTGAGGCCCGTGACGCAGGTGGCGGAAGTGGCCGTAAAGAGCGCGTCCACGAAGCCCAGCGGGGCGCCGGTGGCCGCGGCGGGGGTCATGAGGAGCGCGGTACCCAGCGCAACGGCCCCCGCGAAGGACAGGGCGAGGATCTGGGCGGGATGGAACGTGCGCTCCAGCGCGGAGCCCAGGGAATCGAACCGCACG is part of the Thermodesulfobacteriota bacterium genome and encodes:
- a CDS encoding TrkA family potassium uptake protein, producing MERRRFVVIGLGNFGHYLARALYERGQDVLALDHRREAVEAMASHCSRAQLADAVDKDSLEAAGAGEADAAVVGIGSRIDASILAALHLKELGVGEILAKAVSADHARILRRVGATEVIHPEREMAHRLAQHVAEPDVLERFPFLEGYALVEIRAPRVLWGKRLAESYLRRDHGLSVVLVKRAEGGREETVQARADTEIREGDSLVVLARHEDVDTFRRRTFG
- a CDS encoding TrkA family potassium uptake protein, whose translation is MAHVGVLGLGNFGMALAVELARLGLRVTAVDANPEKARDAQAHVAQALVADATDAGALASLGVEDMDTVMVSLGGRLETSILAVLHLSRLGVEQIVAKALSEDHAEILSRVGATRVVFPEKDMAYRVAVRLTSRTVLDYLSLASGLSVVELAPTRRMAGRSLSELALGEETGVQVLAVRELVPDRVLIAPGAGHVVKDSDILVVMGPEEQIARLREE
- a CDS encoding TrkH family potassium uptake protein, whose product is MHVRFDSLGSALERTFHPAQILALSFAGAVALGTALLMTPAAATGAPLGFVDALFTATSATCVTGLTVVDTGTALTAFGQGVVLALVQLGGLGIMTYSSVFLLALGRRISFRGQALLEETLGRGKRTPVGRLVRHVVVFTLAIEAAGALVLTAAFAATLPPGEALYQGVFHAVSAFCNAGFSLHADSLTQYRASWPVNLTVLALVVLGGLGFLVLEDLKDAWADRRGGRVVRLRLHSKVVLAGTAGLTAVGAAGIWLFERGNALAGLPGGEAFLACVFQAVTPRTAGFNTLSYASLTDTTLFLTILLMFVGASPGSCAGGIKITTAAVLGALFRARLLGRRRVGLFRRTVPDATVARAVTIAVASFAFATAAIFLLLASEVGAVPHGTSGSVFLEYFFEVVSAFGTVGLSTGTTGTLSPTGRLLITAVMFAGRLGPLTLAVALGMRDERERVWYAEENLMVG